From Rhodococcus sp. B7740, one genomic window encodes:
- a CDS encoding DUF2399 domain-containing protein yields MTGNSEWRGSAELAALLDAARKKLESNWLRVGGNITVDLSEAPELWRLCSAISRSNSSLHSRARSARLDLERFDAWLSHPLNGGLGLIDTLSRQAPLHDKKQIAADKARVRAEALERAREVLGGGTDREWVEYWIASLLNQDGTLGGRVAVDALAVATQVLALLPVDGMSLTELAELACGDTKALSGGGAPKLVLDALSLRENVPRPVDPVGIRALWETAGVSVDSVSSRVLVLGYRVDEAHTVARWLNDAADVGIPFPVTVDMLSRGPLTNSSSTVFVCENVAVLAAAARTLGSNCASLICTDGQPSAAVHRLLASRAPGTTIRWRADFDWAGVQMVTRAISRYDAVPWRMDVDSYRRALDARNSEPLKGHRTDSPWDPELAAALRDSGRAVTEDRLIPDLLTDLRLGRAT; encoded by the coding sequence TTGACCGGTAACAGCGAATGGCGAGGCAGCGCCGAACTGGCTGCACTGCTCGATGCGGCACGAAAGAAGTTGGAGTCCAACTGGCTTCGCGTCGGTGGCAACATCACCGTCGACCTGAGCGAGGCCCCGGAACTGTGGCGTCTGTGCAGCGCGATCTCTCGGTCCAATTCCAGTCTGCATTCGCGAGCGCGTAGCGCCAGACTCGACCTCGAGCGGTTCGACGCGTGGCTGAGCCATCCGCTCAACGGTGGCCTCGGACTGATCGACACCCTCTCTCGGCAGGCTCCGTTGCATGACAAGAAGCAGATCGCAGCCGACAAGGCTCGGGTACGTGCCGAGGCACTCGAGCGGGCCAGGGAGGTTCTCGGTGGCGGGACCGATCGCGAGTGGGTCGAGTACTGGATCGCCTCCTTGCTCAATCAGGACGGCACTCTCGGGGGCCGCGTCGCCGTCGATGCGCTCGCGGTGGCGACACAGGTCCTGGCGCTGCTTCCGGTCGACGGGATGTCGCTGACCGAACTCGCGGAACTGGCCTGCGGTGATACGAAGGCGCTCTCGGGCGGCGGTGCCCCGAAGCTCGTCCTCGACGCTCTGTCGTTGCGCGAGAACGTGCCTCGGCCCGTCGATCCGGTGGGCATCAGGGCATTGTGGGAGACCGCGGGCGTGTCGGTCGACTCGGTCTCCAGCCGGGTGCTGGTGCTCGGCTACCGCGTCGACGAGGCCCACACGGTGGCTCGTTGGCTGAACGACGCAGCGGACGTGGGCATCCCCTTCCCCGTCACCGTGGACATGCTCTCGCGCGGCCCGCTCACCAACAGCTCGTCCACAGTGTTCGTCTGCGAGAACGTCGCCGTGCTCGCCGCCGCAGCCCGCACCCTCGGGTCGAACTGCGCGAGCCTGATCTGCACCGACGGTCAACCCTCCGCAGCGGTGCACCGGCTGCTGGCCTCCCGAGCGCCCGGCACCACGATTCGGTGGCGAGCCGACTTCGACTGGGCCGGAGTGCAGATGGTGACCCGAGCCATCTCCCGATACGACGCGGTGCCGTGGCGGATGGACGTCGATTCCTATCGACGCGCACTCGATGCACGCAATTCCGAACCGCTGAAGGGCCATCGAACGGACAGCCCGTGGGATCCGGAACTCGCTGCCGCACTGCGCGACTCGGGCCGAGCAGTCACGGAGGATCGACTGATCCCGGATCTGCTGACGGATCTGCGGCTGGGACGTGCGACCTAG
- the mshC gene encoding cysteine--1-D-myo-inosityl 2-amino-2-deoxy-alpha-D-glucopyranoside ligase produces MHSWSSPEIPTIPGQGPALRLFDTADRQVRPVTPGSTARMYVCGITPYDATHLGHAATYLTFDLINRLWRDAGTDVHYVQNVTDVDDPLFERADRDGEDWRDLGAREIELFRADMEALRVLPPRDYIGAVESVDEVVELVEKLVASGAAYVVDDAQYPDVYFRADATEQFGYESGYDRATMDTFFAERGGDPDRVGKRDPLDALLWRAVRPGEPSWPSPWGPGRPGWHIECAAIALNRIGTGFDIQGGGSDLIFPHHEFSAAHAEAATGDPRFARHYVHTGMIGLDGEKMSKSRGNLVFVSKLRAENVDPAAVRLGLLAGHYRQDRPWSDEVLERAHTRLALWRRAAALDSAASADDVINRLRQHLADDLDTPKALDALDAWASFAVERGGSDAGAPGAFADAVDALLGVALR; encoded by the coding sequence ATGCATTCTTGGTCGAGCCCGGAGATCCCGACAATTCCCGGACAGGGTCCAGCGCTTCGATTGTTCGACACCGCCGACCGCCAGGTCCGTCCCGTCACCCCCGGTTCGACGGCTCGGATGTACGTCTGTGGAATAACCCCGTACGACGCCACCCACCTCGGGCACGCGGCGACGTACCTGACGTTCGACCTGATCAACCGGCTGTGGCGGGATGCGGGCACGGACGTGCACTACGTGCAGAACGTCACCGATGTCGACGATCCACTGTTCGAGCGCGCCGACCGCGACGGCGAGGACTGGCGCGATCTGGGAGCTCGTGAGATCGAACTCTTCCGCGCCGACATGGAAGCGCTCCGGGTGCTCCCTCCGCGCGACTACATCGGTGCTGTCGAGTCCGTCGACGAGGTCGTCGAACTGGTGGAGAAGCTGGTCGCGTCCGGTGCGGCGTATGTCGTCGACGACGCCCAATACCCTGATGTGTACTTCCGTGCCGATGCCACCGAGCAGTTCGGCTACGAGTCCGGTTACGACCGAGCCACGATGGATACGTTCTTCGCCGAACGCGGGGGCGACCCCGATCGGGTCGGTAAGCGGGATCCACTCGATGCGTTGCTCTGGCGCGCAGTACGGCCGGGCGAGCCGTCGTGGCCGTCGCCGTGGGGTCCGGGGCGGCCCGGGTGGCACATCGAATGCGCAGCCATCGCGCTCAACCGCATCGGTACCGGCTTCGACATTCAGGGCGGCGGAAGCGATCTGATCTTCCCGCACCACGAGTTCTCGGCCGCGCACGCCGAGGCGGCGACCGGTGATCCGCGCTTCGCCCGGCACTACGTGCACACCGGGATGATCGGGCTCGACGGCGAGAAGATGTCCAAGAGCCGCGGCAATCTGGTGTTCGTCTCCAAGCTCCGCGCCGAGAACGTCGACCCCGCAGCTGTCCGACTCGGTCTGCTCGCCGGCCACTACCGCCAGGATCGACCGTGGTCCGACGAGGTTCTCGAACGCGCTCACACCCGGCTCGCACTGTGGCGTCGGGCCGCGGCGCTCGACAGCGCTGCATCGGCCGACGACGTGATCAACCGGTTGCGGCAGCACCTGGCCGACGATCTGGACACCCCCAAGGCTCTCGATGCGCTCGACGCGTGGGCGAGTTTCGCAGTCGAACGCGGCGGATCGGATGCGGGCGCGCCCGGTGCCTTCGCCGATGCGGTCGATGCTCTGCTCGGGGTTGCGCTGCGCTGA